One Maribacter cobaltidurans genomic window carries:
- a CDS encoding beta-ketoacyl-[acyl-carrier-protein] synthase family protein, with translation MMKRVVITGMGIYSCIGKNLEEVKNSLYLGKSGIGIDPVRTEFGFRSPLTGIVEDPDLKKMLSRRQRISMGEESRYAFMATMEAMQNARISEDFFESNEVGIIYGNDSTALSVVESIDVIKEKKDTTLVGSGAIFKAMNSTVTMNLSTIFKLRGINLTLSAACASGSHSIGLAYHLIKSGLQDCIIAGGAQETNHISMASFDGLGVFGMRPEEPTLASRPFDKDRNGLIPSGGGATVILESYDNAVKRGAHILGEVIGYGFSSNGDHISTPNVDGPARAMKKALVDANMDAKSIDYINAHATSTPVGDANEAKALFEVFGKSSPVISSTKSMTGHECWMAGASEVIYSMLMMQHGFIAPNINLENPDEDSAKLNLTNKTLDKKIDVFLSNSFGFGGTNSALIVKNLDQK, from the coding sequence TTGATGAAGCGAGTCGTAATTACGGGTATGGGCATTTATTCTTGTATAGGCAAGAATCTAGAAGAAGTTAAAAACTCACTGTATTTAGGCAAATCGGGTATTGGCATAGACCCAGTTAGGACCGAATTTGGATTTAGGTCCCCATTAACGGGTATTGTTGAGGACCCCGACTTAAAAAAAATGCTTTCCCGAAGGCAAAGGATAAGTATGGGCGAGGAGAGCAGGTATGCCTTTATGGCTACTATGGAAGCCATGCAAAACGCCAGGATATCCGAGGATTTTTTTGAAAGTAATGAGGTAGGTATCATATACGGCAACGATAGCACCGCATTGTCCGTGGTTGAATCCATAGATGTCATCAAGGAAAAAAAGGATACAACCCTGGTAGGATCGGGAGCTATTTTTAAGGCGATGAACTCAACGGTGACCATGAACCTTTCCACCATTTTCAAACTTAGAGGCATCAATCTAACCTTAAGTGCCGCCTGTGCCAGTGGATCGCACTCGATTGGATTGGCCTACCATTTAATAAAAAGTGGATTACAGGACTGCATAATTGCCGGGGGTGCACAGGAGACGAATCACATTTCCATGGCAAGTTTTGATGGTTTGGGCGTATTTGGAATGCGTCCCGAAGAACCTACCCTAGCCTCTAGACCTTTTGATAAAGACCGAAACGGTCTCATTCCCAGTGGAGGCGGTGCCACTGTTATATTAGAAAGTTATGACAACGCCGTTAAAAGAGGTGCTCATATTCTAGGTGAGGTCATTGGTTATGGTTTTTCCTCTAATGGGGATCACATTTCCACTCCCAATGTCGATGGACCCGCAAGGGCCATGAAAAAAGCATTAGTTGACGCGAACATGGATGCAAAGTCCATTGATTATATAAATGCCCATGCAACTTCAACTCCCGTTGGGGATGCAAATGAGGCCAAGGCACTTTTTGAAGTATTCGGAAAAAGTTCACCTGTTATCAGTTCTACCAAATCCATGACCGGACATGAATGTTGGATGGCCGGTGCAAGTGAAGTTATCTATTCCATGCTCATGATGCAACATGGCTTTATTGCACCAAACATTAATCTGGAAAACCCCGACGAAGACTCTGCTAAACTAAACCTTACGAACAAAACGTTAGATAAAAAAATTGATGTATTTTTGTCCAATTCATTTGGGTTTGGCGGGACCAACTCCGCTCTTATTGTAAAAAATCTTGACCAAAAATGA
- a CDS encoding acyl carrier protein — translation MTKQTIIEKINDFLIEDFEVEEEELEPSANLKDTIGLDSLDFVDLVVAVESNFGVKLVGEDFVGVTTLQDFYNLIDRKLG, via the coding sequence ATGACCAAACAAACCATAATCGAGAAGATCAACGATTTCTTGATCGAAGACTTTGAAGTAGAGGAGGAAGAATTGGAACCCAGTGCAAATCTAAAGGACACCATAGGTTTGGACAGTTTGGATTTTGTAGATTTAGTGGTTGCCGTAGAGAGCAATTTTGGAGTTAAATTGGTAGGTGAGGACTTCGTTGGTGTTACTACATTACAGGACTTCTATAATCTTATTGACAGAAAACTGGGTTAA
- a CDS encoding LpxL/LpxP family acyltransferase: protein MATEWEGKSKGTVLGYKLYIFFLNTFGLGTAYFILRFVVFYYFLFSFKSSRGIYYYFKRRLKYSTSKSIASIYKSYYMLGRVLTDRVAISTSFRDKYNYTHDGIEHIDHLLQQNKGGILISGHIGNFEVSHYFLENRYSISKIFMVTTHAEHENIKEYMDGIVAKSSMEFIVVQEDMSHIFEIHAALDQGGLVVFTGDRYLPGSKTLKQDFLGAEADFPLGPYLLATRLKVPVLFVYVMKGPKKEYHLYAKKAIAKARDPQALLKEFTQSMEWILKKYPLQWFNYFDFWKDGLKK, encoded by the coding sequence ATGGCGACTGAGTGGGAAGGAAAATCTAAAGGCACCGTCCTAGGCTATAAGCTATACATTTTTTTCCTCAACACTTTTGGATTGGGAACTGCATATTTTATACTGCGGTTCGTGGTGTTTTATTACTTTTTGTTTTCTTTTAAGAGTTCAAGGGGCATTTACTATTATTTCAAAAGAAGACTTAAGTACTCAACTTCAAAAAGTATTGCCTCTATATATAAGAGTTACTATATGTTGGGAAGGGTACTAACGGATAGGGTAGCAATTTCTACCAGTTTCAGGGACAAGTACAACTATACCCATGATGGTATTGAACATATAGACCATCTGTTACAACAAAATAAAGGAGGAATTCTTATAAGTGGCCATATTGGAAATTTTGAGGTTTCCCATTATTTTTTGGAAAATAGATATTCGATATCAAAAATTTTTATGGTTACTACACATGCGGAACATGAGAACATAAAAGAATACATGGATGGGATAGTAGCAAAGTCATCTATGGAGTTTATAGTCGTACAGGAAGATATGTCGCATATTTTTGAAATTCACGCTGCGTTAGACCAAGGAGGGTTGGTGGTCTTTACGGGGGACCGTTACCTGCCAGGGTCCAAAACCCTAAAACAGGATTTTTTGGGGGCCGAGGCCGATTTTCCACTAGGACCATATCTTTTGGCCACGAGGTTAAAGGTTCCTGTACTCTTTGTCTATGTGATGAAAGGCCCTAAAAAAGAATACCACCTCTATGCTAAAAAGGCCATAGCCAAAGCTAGGGACCCGCAGGCTCTGCTGAAGGAATTCACACAAAGTATGGAATGGATATTAAAAAAATACCCGCTTCAATGGTTTAATTATTTCGATTTTTGGAAAGACGGTCTTAAGAAATGA
- a CDS encoding HAL/PAL/TAL family ammonia-lyase, with the protein MPEIKGSLGITDFYDVIFDQKSITLSKELLDTVEKSHNFLKEFSKNKVIYGVNTGFGPMAQYKIKDSETLDLQYNLIRSHASGTANPIEPKYVKAAMLARLNTLSLGNSGVHVSVITVMAELLNKDIIPLIYEHGGVGASGDLVQLAHLALVLIGEGEVFYKGVRRPTEEVFKQEGIEPIKVELREGLGLMNGTSVMTGIGIVNTIYTRRLLEWAISCSSAINEIMQAYDDHLSSELNDTKRHRGQKEIARAMRSHLKDSTLTRKREHHLYSDNNEVSVFEEKVQEYYSIRCVPQILGPVLDTLNEVERILIEEVNSANDNPIVNVEKKHVYHGGNFHGDYVSLEMDKLKIVVTKMSMLAERQLNYLLNSKLNNILPPFVNLGTLGLNFGMQGVQFTATSTTAENQMLSNPMYVHSIPNNNDNQDIVSMGTNAALITKKVIENAFEVVAIEMITVVQAIEYLGMADKVSSKTKTMYDAIRKIVPPFKEDIVMYPFVNQVKNYIINHQNKKS; encoded by the coding sequence ATGCCAGAAATTAAAGGAAGTCTAGGAATAACAGATTTTTACGATGTAATTTTTGATCAAAAGTCGATCACACTTTCCAAAGAATTATTGGATACCGTGGAGAAAAGCCATAATTTCTTAAAGGAATTCTCTAAAAACAAGGTTATCTACGGTGTAAATACAGGTTTTGGCCCTATGGCCCAATATAAGATCAAGGATTCAGAAACCTTGGATTTGCAATATAACCTTATTCGAAGTCACGCTTCGGGTACGGCAAACCCCATTGAACCCAAATATGTCAAAGCGGCTATGCTGGCCCGTTTAAATACTTTGAGTTTAGGGAATTCCGGAGTTCATGTTTCCGTAATTACCGTTATGGCAGAACTACTAAATAAGGATATAATTCCCTTAATTTATGAACACGGAGGCGTAGGAGCCAGTGGCGATTTGGTTCAATTGGCGCATTTGGCTTTGGTACTGATAGGTGAAGGTGAGGTGTTTTATAAAGGAGTAAGAAGACCCACTGAAGAAGTTTTTAAACAAGAAGGAATTGAGCCTATAAAGGTTGAGTTAAGGGAAGGTTTGGGCCTAATGAACGGAACTTCGGTAATGACCGGAATCGGAATAGTCAATACCATTTATACCCGAAGATTGCTGGAATGGGCCATTTCATGCTCCTCGGCCATTAATGAAATTATGCAAGCCTATGATGACCATCTTTCCAGCGAGCTCAACGACACCAAGAGGCATAGGGGGCAAAAGGAAATAGCCAGGGCCATGCGAAGCCATTTAAAGGATAGTACCTTGACCCGTAAGCGGGAGCACCATTTGTATAGCGATAATAATGAAGTATCGGTTTTTGAGGAAAAGGTACAGGAGTACTACTCTATCCGTTGTGTTCCCCAAATTCTTGGACCAGTTTTGGACACCTTGAACGAAGTAGAAAGAATCCTAATAGAAGAGGTGAATTCCGCAAATGATAATCCTATCGTAAATGTGGAGAAAAAGCACGTATATCATGGTGGGAATTTTCATGGCGACTATGTTTCCCTGGAAATGGATAAATTGAAAATCGTGGTCACTAAAATGAGTATGTTGGCGGAGCGACAATTAAACTATTTATTGAACTCCAAATTGAACAATATCTTGCCTCCTTTTGTTAATTTAGGTACATTAGGATTAAATTTTGGAATGCAGGGAGTTCAATTTACTGCAACTTCGACCACAGCGGAAAATCAAATGTTGTCCAATCCCATGTATGTCCACAGTATCCCGAACAACAACGATAATCAGGATATTGTAAGTATGGGCACCAATGCGGCCCTCATTACTAAAAAAGTGATCGAGAACGCTTTTGAGGTAGTTGCCATTGAAATGATAACGGTTGTCCAAGCCATCGAATACTTAGGAATGGCCGATAAAGTTTCCTCCAAAACCAAGACAATGTACGATGCTATTCGTAAAATAGTTCCCCCATTCAAGGAGGATATTGTAATGTATCCCTTTGTAAATCAAGTTAAGAACTATATTATTAACCATCAAAACAAAAAATCATGA
- a CDS encoding beta-ketoacyl-ACP synthase III, with amino-acid sequence MKDVFITKIAKFLPNKPISNEEMEEKLGVINGKASKARRVVLRNNQIKQRYYAIDEHGNTTHNNAQLTKEVVEKLCDENFKTKDIQLLSCGTSSPDQILPSHAAMVHGYLKNGNMEINSPSGACCSGMNALKYGFLSVMTEQVQNAVCAGSERTSSWMKSDVFENEVEHLKDLEDNPILAFNKEFLRWMLSDGAGAVLLEGEPNGPNPLKIEWMDGYSYAFEMDACMYAGAEKKEDGNLKPWSEFPADEWGKKALFAMKQDTRLLGANILVKGVDSLKQAYAKHGIGPEDVDYYLPHISSYYFKEGLYNEMEKQGVPMPWEKWFLNLEHIGNIGAASIYVMLEELVASGKLKKGDKILLHVPESARFSYMYAYLTVC; translated from the coding sequence ATGAAGGACGTATTTATAACTAAAATCGCCAAATTTTTACCTAACAAACCAATTTCCAATGAGGAAATGGAGGAAAAACTGGGAGTTATTAATGGGAAAGCTTCCAAGGCTAGGCGTGTAGTTTTAAGAAACAATCAGATAAAACAAAGATACTATGCCATTGATGAGCATGGCAATACCACACATAATAATGCGCAATTAACGAAGGAAGTTGTAGAAAAACTCTGCGATGAAAACTTTAAGACCAAGGATATTCAACTTTTATCTTGTGGCACTTCCAGTCCTGACCAAATTCTACCCTCCCATGCCGCCATGGTACATGGATACTTGAAAAACGGAAACATGGAAATCAACTCCCCTTCCGGGGCGTGTTGTTCGGGAATGAACGCACTGAAATATGGTTTTCTTTCGGTGATGACAGAGCAGGTACAGAATGCCGTTTGCGCAGGCTCGGAGCGTACTTCTTCATGGATGAAAAGTGATGTGTTCGAAAATGAGGTAGAACACTTGAAAGACTTGGAAGACAATCCAATATTGGCTTTTAATAAAGAATTTTTGCGATGGATGCTTTCCGATGGTGCAGGAGCCGTTCTTTTGGAAGGCGAACCAAACGGTCCAAACCCATTAAAGATAGAGTGGATGGATGGTTATTCCTATGCCTTTGAAATGGACGCCTGTATGTATGCCGGGGCGGAAAAAAAAGAGGATGGTAACTTAAAACCTTGGAGCGAGTTCCCTGCGGATGAATGGGGAAAAAAGGCCTTGTTCGCCATGAAACAGGATACCAGATTATTAGGTGCCAACATTTTGGTAAAAGGGGTGGACAGCCTTAAGCAGGCCTACGCAAAGCATGGAATTGGCCCGGAAGATGTGGACTATTACCTACCACATATTTCTTCCTACTATTTTAAGGAAGGTCTCTATAACGAAATGGAAAAACAGGGTGTACCCATGCCTTGGGAAAAATGGTTTTTAAACCTTGAACATATCGGTAATATTGGTGCCGCCTCAATATATGTGATGCTAGAAGAATTAGTAGCTTCGGGCAAACTGAAAAAAGGAGATAAGATTCTATTACATGTACCGGAAAGCGCACGTTTTTCATATATGTACGCTTACCTAACCGTTTGTTAA
- the fabG gene encoding 3-oxoacyl-ACP reductase FabG — translation MKYALVTGGSRGIGRAVCVQLAKDLDYKLLINYNSNKEAAEETLSMVKEVGGSGEILQFNVTDFDVVQETLDNWHTKNKNAVIEVLVNNAGIKKDGLFMWMPKEDWSSVINTSLNGFFNVTNALIQKLLTNRYGRIINIVSVSGLKGTPGQTNYSAAKSAVIGATKALAQEVAKRKVTVNAVAPGFIETDMTEELDETELKKMIPVNRFGKPEEVAHVVSFLASDKTSYITGEVININGGIYS, via the coding sequence ATAAAATACGCATTGGTCACTGGCGGATCTAGAGGTATTGGTAGGGCAGTTTGTGTGCAGCTTGCCAAAGATTTGGATTATAAGCTTTTGATAAATTATAACAGCAATAAAGAAGCTGCAGAGGAAACCCTATCAATGGTAAAGGAAGTGGGTGGTTCCGGAGAAATACTACAGTTCAATGTTACGGATTTTGATGTAGTACAGGAGACCTTGGATAATTGGCATACAAAAAATAAGAATGCAGTGATTGAAGTATTGGTCAACAATGCCGGAATAAAAAAAGATGGCCTTTTTATGTGGATGCCAAAGGAAGATTGGTCCTCCGTTATCAATACCAGTTTAAATGGTTTTTTTAACGTTACCAATGCTCTCATTCAAAAATTACTCACAAATAGGTACGGCAGGATCATAAATATTGTATCTGTATCTGGACTCAAAGGAACTCCGGGTCAAACCAATTACTCCGCCGCCAAAAGTGCGGTAATCGGTGCCACAAAAGCCTTAGCGCAAGAAGTCGCTAAAAGAAAAGTCACTGTAAATGCGGTAGCTCCCGGATTTATTGAGACCGATATGACCGAAGAATTGGATGAAACGGAACTTAAAAAAATGATTCCCGTCAATAGATTCGGCAAACCTGAAGAAGTAGCCCACGTAGTTTCATTTTTGGCTTCGGACAAAACATCTTATATTACCGGCGAAGTAATAAATATTAACGGAGGTATTTATTCTTGA
- a CDS encoding WG repeat-containing protein, whose product MKRILTLLSLFFFVLSFGQELALVRENDLFGYINTSGEYAIQPQFEGAKNFSEGYAAVEKDKMWGYIDTKGNWAIEPTYDKVKYFNSGYALVLKDDRWRYIDPTGKELEVPSTEKFFDFEEGVALIRQGDKIGLIGTDGKIVMEPTYDEIKSFREGYAKVRKGELWGMVNDKGKVVIPVEYEEIGNTWNESGVYGKKGDSFGIIHNGSFNVIDGADKVWNFHGNSGLTYARKDKMTGFVNSKGEWVIQPIYKKARAFSNGLAPVAENKEWGFINKEGKIVIDFQYRDAEVFSENGLAPVKDKDWGFIDTSGNLIIPMEYDITAGLAFLAGNNDKGFIGDYARLKSKEGWGFFNAKGELLGNKWYQNAEPFVKN is encoded by the coding sequence ATGAAACGAATTTTAACACTATTATCATTATTTTTCTTTGTTCTTTCTTTTGGACAAGAGTTGGCCTTGGTTCGTGAGAACGACCTTTTTGGCTACATCAACACATCTGGCGAATATGCGATTCAACCACAATTCGAAGGCGCAAAAAACTTCTCAGAGGGGTATGCAGCCGTTGAAAAGGATAAAATGTGGGGATATATCGACACCAAAGGGAATTGGGCCATTGAACCCACCTATGACAAGGTAAAATACTTCAATTCTGGTTATGCCCTGGTTTTAAAAGATGATAGATGGAGGTATATAGACCCTACCGGAAAAGAACTGGAGGTGCCGTCAACGGAGAAGTTTTTCGATTTTGAGGAAGGTGTCGCCTTAATACGACAAGGCGATAAAATAGGACTGATTGGAACGGATGGCAAAATAGTTATGGAACCAACTTATGACGAGATAAAATCCTTTAGGGAGGGATATGCCAAAGTACGAAAAGGAGAATTATGGGGTATGGTCAACGACAAGGGCAAGGTCGTAATTCCAGTTGAATATGAGGAAATTGGAAATACTTGGAACGAATCTGGGGTTTATGGTAAAAAAGGTGACAGTTTTGGTATAATACATAACGGTTCCTTCAACGTTATCGATGGAGCCGATAAGGTCTGGAACTTTCATGGAAACTCTGGTCTAACCTATGCCAGAAAGGATAAAATGACAGGTTTTGTAAATTCCAAAGGGGAATGGGTTATTCAACCTATCTATAAAAAAGCAAGGGCATTTTCCAATGGACTGGCACCTGTAGCAGAAAACAAGGAGTGGGGTTTCATAAACAAGGAAGGAAAAATAGTTATCGATTTTCAATACAGGGACGCAGAAGTGTTCTCCGAAAATGGTCTGGCGCCTGTAAAAGATAAAGATTGGGGTTTTATTGACACCAGCGGAAACCTTATTATTCCCATGGAATACGATATTACCGCGGGGCTGGCTTTTTTAGCTGGAAATAATGACAAAGGTTTTATAGGGGATTATGCCCGCTTAAAATCAAAGGAAGGCTGGGGCTTCTTTAATGCCAAAGGCGAGCTTTTAGGGAACAAATGGTATCAAAACGCAGAGCCTTTTGTAAAAAACTAA
- a CDS encoding flavodoxin family protein, with product MKEVLIIYYSQTGQLLSILENMATKIEGNDVNITYFEIIPKPKYEFPWEKEKFYDSFPESFLQIPSDYELPAKHILDKKYDLVILGYQVWFLTPSIPINTFLKSETSKALLKETPVVTVVACRNMWIMAQEKMKKLLKDVEANLVGHIALVDRNINHISVITISHWMFSGRKDRYLGIFPKPGVSEKDIQNAERFGTPIKKALMDNEFGTLQNQILALGGVKVNPFLIMTDKRGNVLFSKWANHIIKKGAPGNPKRLKWIGFFKIYLLFAIWVIAPIVFIVFLLTYLPSYNRRRKDKIYYSSVALKENE from the coding sequence ATGAAAGAAGTTTTAATTATATACTATTCGCAGACCGGTCAATTATTATCCATATTGGAAAATATGGCAACGAAAATTGAGGGAAATGATGTGAATATCACCTATTTTGAAATTATTCCCAAACCAAAATATGAGTTTCCTTGGGAAAAAGAAAAATTTTATGACTCCTTTCCAGAGTCCTTCCTTCAGATACCAAGTGATTACGAACTGCCCGCCAAGCATATTTTAGACAAAAAATATGATTTGGTAATATTAGGGTATCAGGTTTGGTTCTTAACTCCATCCATACCTATTAACACCTTTCTTAAGTCAGAAACTTCGAAAGCCCTTTTGAAAGAGACACCTGTTGTCACCGTGGTCGCTTGTAGAAATATGTGGATCATGGCGCAAGAGAAAATGAAAAAGCTGTTAAAAGATGTTGAGGCAAATTTGGTAGGTCACATAGCCTTGGTCGATAGAAACATAAATCATATCAGTGTAATCACCATTTCACATTGGATGTTCTCCGGGAGAAAGGACCGTTATCTCGGTATTTTCCCTAAACCAGGTGTTTCAGAAAAGGATATACAAAATGCGGAAAGGTTTGGGACTCCTATAAAAAAGGCTCTTATGGACAATGAATTTGGGACACTTCAGAACCAAATTCTAGCTTTGGGCGGAGTTAAGGTTAATCCGTTTTTAATTATGACGGATAAGCGGGGAAACGTACTTTTCTCCAAATGGGCAAACCATATTATTAAGAAAGGAGCACCCGGAAATCCTAAACGCTTAAAATGGATTGGTTTCTTCAAGATTTATTTGTTATTTGCCATTTGGGTCATAGCTCCTATAGTTTTTATCGTATTTTTGCTGACTTATTTGCCTAGCTACAACCGAAGAAGAAAAGATAAAATCTATTATTCTTCGGTTGCGTTAAAAGAGAATGAATGA
- a CDS encoding ABC transporter permease, with the protein MEGNGQKIDIKKFLPHRPPMLLVSNMPYIDNTSVITEFIITPQCIFLENDFFTEGGLIENAAQTCSAIVGQSFYDDEDLEGNSNNLIGYISAIKKVEIFALPKVNETLVTKAKLLSRYDLNGVSICTMSSNTFRNDDLIVDCTLNCLIQEV; encoded by the coding sequence ATGGAAGGAAACGGGCAAAAAATAGATATAAAAAAATTCTTGCCCCACAGACCACCTATGTTATTGGTCAGTAATATGCCCTATATAGATAACACTTCGGTTATTACGGAATTCATTATCACTCCACAGTGCATTTTTCTAGAGAATGATTTTTTTACCGAAGGTGGTCTCATCGAAAACGCAGCCCAAACCTGCTCGGCAATCGTAGGCCAAAGTTTTTACGACGATGAGGATTTAGAAGGGAATAGCAACAATTTAATAGGGTATATAAGTGCGATAAAAAAGGTGGAAATCTTCGCGCTACCAAAAGTTAATGAGACATTGGTCACAAAGGCCAAGCTACTTTCCAGATATGACCTTAATGGTGTTAGCATCTGCACCATGAGTTCCAATACTTTTAGAAATGATGATTTAATCGTAGATTGTACTTTAAACTGCTTGATTCAAGAAGTATAA
- a CDS encoding NAD(P)/FAD-dependent oxidoreductase — MENEKIDVLVIGAGPSGSVAASYLFNEGFSVKVVEKNKFPRFVIGESLIPRCMDHFEAVGLLDCLKQKGFEVKTGARFLQGLKVCEFDFSKKHTKGWDWTWQVPRAEFDKTLTDELLKRGVDIEFEREVTAVEFKGNVSITTVLDKEGNTSTIEAKFIIDSSGFGRVLPRLLDLEKPSEIPKHSSIFTHVKDVRRPEGWEGHRITFDIVSRETWLWVIPFSNGYTSIGYVGPTEYLESFKGTTEERLRQMVKLSSHYQDRFKDLPYEFEPKMIKNFAKSVKQLYGKGYVLTGNSAEFLDPVFSSGVTFATESAHLSAKLIAKELRGDAVDWENEYSQYMLEGVHVFSTYVKEWYTGNLQKIFFTDSENPVIKEQICSVLAGYVWDKTNPFVKNHHRLVRTVAHITDMEKEKAGH, encoded by the coding sequence ATGGAAAATGAAAAGATAGATGTATTGGTTATAGGTGCCGGACCTTCCGGATCCGTGGCTGCTTCCTACCTTTTTAACGAAGGCTTTTCAGTGAAGGTAGTCGAGAAAAACAAATTCCCAAGGTTTGTTATCGGGGAGAGCCTGATTCCTAGATGTATGGATCACTTTGAGGCCGTTGGCCTTTTGGATTGCCTTAAGCAAAAGGGTTTTGAAGTAAAGACCGGTGCCCGATTTTTACAGGGGCTCAAAGTCTGTGAGTTTGATTTTAGTAAAAAACATACCAAGGGATGGGACTGGACATGGCAGGTTCCCAGAGCGGAATTCGATAAGACCTTAACGGATGAACTATTGAAACGTGGCGTAGATATTGAATTTGAAAGAGAGGTCACTGCCGTTGAGTTCAAGGGGAATGTATCGATTACAACGGTTTTGGATAAAGAGGGCAATACTTCCACAATCGAGGCTAAATTCATTATTGATTCTAGTGGTTTTGGAAGAGTTCTGCCCCGACTGCTAGATTTGGAAAAACCATCTGAAATACCCAAACATTCCTCCATTTTTACCCATGTAAAGGATGTTAGAAGGCCGGAAGGATGGGAAGGACATCGAATTACTTTTGATATTGTAAGCCGAGAAACTTGGCTATGGGTAATTCCATTTTCCAATGGGTATACCAGTATAGGGTATGTAGGACCTACGGAGTATTTGGAGTCCTTTAAGGGGACTACTGAAGAGAGACTTCGGCAAATGGTGAAATTAAGTTCGCATTATCAGGATAGGTTTAAGGACCTGCCCTATGAGTTTGAACCTAAAATGATCAAAAATTTCGCCAAATCCGTAAAACAGCTCTACGGAAAGGGTTACGTGCTTACGGGTAATAGTGCAGAATTCTTAGATCCTGTTTTTTCCTCGGGAGTTACATTTGCAACTGAGTCGGCACACTTATCGGCAAAGCTTATCGCCAAGGAACTTAGAGGGGATGCAGTAGATTGGGAAAATGAATATTCCCAATACATGCTGGAAGGCGTCCATGTATTTTCTACCTATGTAAAGGAGTGGTATACGGGGAATCTTCAGAAAATATTTTTTACCGATTCTGAAAACCCAGTGATCAAGGAACAAATATGTTCCGTTTTGGCTGGCTATGTCTGGGACAAGACCAACCCATTTGTAAAAAATCACCATCGGTTGGTTAGAACGGTGGCCCACATTACCGATATGGAAAAAGAAAAAGCCGGTCATTGA